In Oxyura jamaicensis isolate SHBP4307 breed ruddy duck chromosome 11, BPBGC_Ojam_1.0, whole genome shotgun sequence, a genomic segment contains:
- the LOC118172848 gene encoding uncharacterized protein LOC118172848 isoform X1, which produces MSTLLVSSFLPLLLLAWLPAGLTHQSADSSITISASELSFKCLLQVAPYNTTVEQFIDRIKNVTEEKVEIRFLYEKSNSDFGGVNETEHETRTATCTCEKRNTSTVEAGTNQTQQESDPETSPTSTPKPQTQEEIIYTYIIPGLVVSSFFFLFCILVCLCRRKQRNAKGKSESKHVAEMNQLSTVSRGEFFMSCSVLIKSS; this is translated from the exons ATGAGCACCCTGCTAGTAAGCAGCtttctgcccctgctgctcctcgcctggctgcctgcag gacTCACTCACCAGTCTGCAGACTCCTCAATTACAATCAGTGCATCAGAGCTCAGCTTCAAGTGTCTGCTCCAGGTGGCGCCTTACAACACTACGGTGGAACAGTTTATAGACCGAATCAAAAACGTGACGGAGGAGAAGGTAGAGATTCGTTTTTTATAtgagaaaagtaattctgaCTTTGGAGGTGTGAATGAAACAGAACATGAAACAAGAACAGCAACATGCACGTGTGAGAAGAGGAACACATCCACGGTGGAAGCTGGAACCAACCAGACCCAGCAGG AATCTGACCCTGAGACGTCTCCGACCAGCACCCCTAAGCCTCAGACCCAGGAAG AAATCATCTACACCTATATCATCCCTGGATTGGTGGTTTCATcgtttttcttcctgttttgtattttggtgtgtttgtgcagaaggaaacaaaggaatGCTAAAG gaaaatctgaaagcaaGCATGTGGCAGAGATGAATCAGCTCAGCACGGTAAGCCGGGGAGAGTTTTTCATGTCTTGCTCTGTTCtaataaaaagcagctga
- the LOC118172848 gene encoding uncharacterized protein LOC118172848 isoform X2, whose amino-acid sequence MSTLLVSSFLPLLLLAWLPAGLTHQSADSSITISASELSFKCLLQVAPYNTTVEQFIDRIKNVTEEKVEIRFLYEKSNSDFGGVNETEHETRTATCTCEKRNTSTVEAGTNQTQQESDPETSPTSTPKPQTQEGKSESKHVAEMNQLSTPQNEEVVYAKMKFEKTEIKPAASEVVYAEIKSQQK is encoded by the exons ATGAGCACCCTGCTAGTAAGCAGCtttctgcccctgctgctcctcgcctggctgcctgcag gacTCACTCACCAGTCTGCAGACTCCTCAATTACAATCAGTGCATCAGAGCTCAGCTTCAAGTGTCTGCTCCAGGTGGCGCCTTACAACACTACGGTGGAACAGTTTATAGACCGAATCAAAAACGTGACGGAGGAGAAGGTAGAGATTCGTTTTTTATAtgagaaaagtaattctgaCTTTGGAGGTGTGAATGAAACAGAACATGAAACAAGAACAGCAACATGCACGTGTGAGAAGAGGAACACATCCACGGTGGAAGCTGGAACCAACCAGACCCAGCAGG AATCTGACCCTGAGACGTCTCCGACCAGCACCCCTAAGCCTCAGACCCAGGAAG gaaaatctgaaagcaaGCATGTGGCAGAGATGAATCAGCTCAGCACG CCTCAAAACGAGGAGGTGGTGTATGCGAAGATGAAGTTTGAAAAGACTGAGATCAAACCTGCTGCCTCAGAAGTTGTTTACGCTGAGATAAAATCACAACAGAAGTAG